The following proteins come from a genomic window of Halomarina ordinaria:
- a CDS encoding universal stress protein gives MYDRIFVPTDGSDGALAAAEHAVSLAREQGATVHALSVVHLRPSLEPNVEAVLDALEARAEAAVEAVEGLGADAGVEVVSAIEDAVPSEAIVDYAEDRDVDLVVMGSHGHSRLHDLLLGSTTERVLRTCDRPVLVVRA, from the coding sequence ATGTACGACCGAATCTTCGTTCCAACCGACGGTAGCGACGGTGCGCTGGCGGCGGCCGAACACGCCGTCTCGCTCGCGCGAGAACAGGGGGCGACCGTCCACGCGCTGTCCGTCGTCCACCTCCGCCCCTCGCTCGAACCGAACGTCGAGGCCGTCCTCGACGCGCTGGAGGCACGCGCCGAGGCGGCGGTCGAGGCCGTCGAGGGCCTCGGTGCCGACGCCGGCGTCGAGGTGGTGAGTGCAATCGAGGACGCCGTGCCGAGCGAGGCCATCGTCGACTACGCCGAGGACCGCGACGTCGACCTCGTGGTGATGGGGAGTCACGGCCACTCGCGCCTCCACGACCTCCTGCTGGGGAGCACGACCGAGCGCGTGCTCAGGACGTGCGACCGACCCGTCCTCGTCGTCCGGGCGTGA
- a CDS encoding MBL fold metallo-hydrolase, with amino-acid sequence MKVRFLGGADEIGRSALLVNDALLLDYGMAAENPPQYPVGSVDPEAVVVSHGHLDHVGALPALLSGRARPPIHWTAPTRELALTLARDTLKLHGGTLQCPFTRTDVSRLTQVSEPHGYGEPFEAAGHEVTLYNAGHIPGSAHVLVDDGETRLLYTGDFYVDEQGNDGNGNHERGVGGQRLVEGSTARPEADVVVCESTYADVHHDPRGRVERRFADWVRETVHQGGTVVVPAFAIGRTQEVLLVCDAHDIDCYVDGMGVDVARMLTSHPEFVRDGEALRRAVGRARVVRGGDGQRERIARGNNVVVTTSGMLTGGPAMTYVPAVRGDPTNAVAFTGYQVEGTPGRDLLDRGSAELDGRVVPVSARTALFEFSAHADRSGLERFLDDYRDARVLCNHGERTEWFAGELRERGFDASAPELGATVER; translated from the coding sequence ATGAAGGTGCGTTTCCTCGGCGGCGCGGACGAGATCGGGCGGAGCGCCCTCCTGGTGAACGACGCGCTCCTGCTCGACTACGGGATGGCGGCGGAGAACCCGCCGCAGTACCCGGTGGGGTCGGTCGACCCCGAGGCCGTCGTGGTGAGCCACGGGCACCTCGACCACGTCGGCGCGCTGCCCGCGCTCCTCTCGGGGCGTGCCCGTCCCCCGATTCACTGGACGGCGCCGACGCGCGAACTCGCGCTGACGCTCGCGCGCGACACGCTGAAGCTCCACGGCGGCACCCTCCAGTGTCCGTTCACCCGGACGGACGTGAGCCGGCTGACCCAGGTGTCGGAACCGCACGGCTACGGCGAGCCGTTCGAGGCGGCGGGCCACGAGGTGACCCTCTACAACGCCGGGCACATCCCCGGGAGCGCGCACGTCCTCGTCGACGACGGCGAGACGCGCCTGCTCTACACTGGCGACTTCTACGTCGACGAGCAGGGGAACGACGGGAACGGGAACCACGAACGCGGGGTGGGCGGCCAGCGACTGGTCGAGGGGTCGACCGCACGCCCCGAGGCCGACGTCGTGGTCTGCGAGTCGACGTACGCCGACGTGCACCACGACCCGCGCGGGCGGGTGGAGCGGCGCTTCGCCGACTGGGTGAGAGAGACCGTCCACCAGGGTGGGACCGTCGTCGTCCCGGCGTTCGCCATCGGCCGCACGCAGGAGGTGCTGCTGGTGTGTGACGCCCACGACATCGACTGCTACGTCGACGGGATGGGCGTCGACGTCGCCCGGATGCTCACCAGTCACCCCGAGTTCGTCCGCGACGGGGAGGCGCTGCGCCGGGCCGTGGGCCGCGCACGCGTCGTCCGCGGCGGCGACGGACAGCGTGAGCGCATCGCCCGGGGCAACAACGTCGTCGTCACGACCAGCGGGATGCTCACCGGCGGGCCGGCGATGACCTACGTCCCCGCCGTCCGGGGCGACCCGACCAACGCCGTCGCGTTCACGGGCTACCAGGTCGAGGGGACGCCGGGGCGGGACCTGCTCGACCGCGGCAGCGCCGAACTCGACGGCCGAGTCGTGCCCGTCAGCGCGCGCACCGCGCTCTTCGAGTTCTCCGCGCACGCCGACCGCAGCGGGTTGGAACGGTTCCTCGACGACTACCGGGACGCCCGCGTCCTCTGTAACCACGGCGAGCGAACCGAGTGGTTCGCCGGGGAACTGCGCGAGCGGGGCTTCGACGCGAGCGCGCCGGAACTGGGCGCGACCGTCGAGCGCTGA